The proteins below are encoded in one region of Pseudomonas ekonensis:
- the rfaP gene encoding lipopolysaccharide core heptose(I) kinase RfaP, translated as MKLMLSEPFKSLWAGRDAFAEVEGLKGEVYRELEARRTLRTEVDGNGYFVKIHRGIGWGEIFKNLLTAKLPVLGAGQEWQAIQRLQQAGVPTMTAVAYGEKGSNPADQHSFIVTEELAPTVSLEDFSIDWVRQPPQPALKRALIAEVARMTGMMHRAGVNHRDCYICHFLLHTDRPVTAGDLKLSVIDLHRAQTRPAITLRWRNKDLAALYFSALDIGLTRRDKLRFLKGYFQQPLRRILAEEAPLLSWLEGKANKLYARKQRYGDAL; from the coding sequence ATGAAGTTGATGCTGTCTGAACCGTTCAAGAGCCTGTGGGCCGGCCGCGATGCGTTCGCGGAGGTCGAAGGGCTCAAGGGCGAGGTCTACCGCGAGCTGGAAGCCCGCCGGACATTGCGCACGGAAGTCGACGGCAACGGTTATTTCGTCAAGATCCACCGGGGCATCGGCTGGGGCGAGATCTTCAAGAACCTGCTGACCGCCAAGCTGCCGGTGCTCGGCGCGGGCCAGGAATGGCAAGCCATCCAGCGCCTGCAGCAGGCCGGCGTGCCGACCATGACCGCCGTCGCCTACGGCGAGAAGGGCAGCAACCCGGCGGACCAGCATTCGTTTATCGTCACCGAAGAGCTGGCGCCGACCGTCAGTCTCGAAGACTTCAGCATCGACTGGGTCCGGCAGCCGCCGCAGCCTGCGCTCAAGCGCGCGCTGATCGCCGAGGTCGCGCGCATGACCGGCATGATGCACCGCGCCGGCGTCAACCACCGCGACTGCTACATCTGCCACTTCTTGCTGCACACCGACCGACCGGTCACCGCCGGTGACCTCAAGCTGTCGGTGATCGACCTGCACCGCGCCCAGACCCGCCCGGCCATCACCCTGCGCTGGCGCAACAAGGACCTGGCGGCGCTGTACTTCTCCGCGCTGGACATCGGCCTGACCCGCCGCGACAAGCTGCGTTTCCTCAAGGGCTACTTCCAGCAGCCGCTGCGCCGGATCCTCGCCGAAGAGGCGCCGCTGCTGAGCTGGCTGGAGGGCAAGGCCAACAAACTCTACGCACGCAAGCAACGTTACGGGGATGCGCTCTGA
- a CDS encoding glycosyltransferase family 4 protein, with product MQLAFVLYKYFPFGGLQRDFMRIALECQKRGHSIRVYTLIWEGDVPPGFEVLVAPVKALFNHRRNEKLSAWMEADLAKRPVDRLIGFNKMPGLDVYYAADGCFEDKAQNLRHSLYRRWGRYRHFAEYERAVFAKDAKTEVLMISEVQQPLFIKHYGTPVERFHLLPPGIAQDRRRPADADEIRAGFRAEFNLKDDELLLVQIGSGFKTKGVDRSLKALAALPAELKKRTRLFVIGQDDPKLFQMQSATLGLGDNVTFLKGRSDIPRFLLGADLLIHPAYNENTGTVLLEALVAGLPVLVSAVCGYAHYIAEADAGRVLDEPFDQAQLTRYLADMLGDASARAAWSRNGVAFAGTADLYSMPQHAADVILAEHA from the coding sequence ATGCAATTGGCATTTGTCCTGTACAAGTATTTCCCGTTCGGCGGCCTGCAGCGCGATTTCATGCGCATCGCCCTCGAATGCCAGAAGCGCGGCCACTCGATCCGCGTCTACACCTTGATCTGGGAAGGCGACGTGCCGCCCGGTTTCGAGGTGCTGGTGGCGCCGGTCAAGGCGCTGTTCAACCATCGACGCAACGAAAAGCTCAGCGCCTGGATGGAGGCCGACCTGGCCAAGCGCCCGGTGGACCGTCTGATCGGCTTCAACAAGATGCCGGGGCTGGACGTCTACTACGCCGCCGACGGCTGCTTCGAAGACAAGGCGCAGAACCTGCGCCATTCGCTGTACCGCCGCTGGGGCCGCTACCGCCACTTCGCCGAGTACGAGCGGGCGGTGTTCGCCAAAGATGCGAAAACCGAAGTGCTGATGATTTCCGAAGTGCAGCAGCCGCTGTTCATCAAGCATTACGGCACGCCCGTGGAGCGCTTCCACCTGCTGCCGCCGGGCATCGCCCAGGACCGTCGGCGCCCGGCGGATGCGGACGAGATCCGCGCCGGTTTCCGCGCCGAATTCAACCTCAAGGATGACGAGCTGCTGCTGGTGCAGATCGGCTCCGGCTTCAAGACCAAGGGCGTGGACCGCAGCCTGAAGGCCCTGGCCGCGCTGCCTGCCGAACTGAAAAAACGCACCCGGCTGTTTGTGATCGGCCAGGACGACCCCAAATTGTTCCAGATGCAGAGCGCAACCCTGGGCCTGGGCGACAACGTGACGTTCCTCAAGGGGCGCAGCGACATCCCGCGTTTCCTGCTGGGCGCCGACCTGTTGATCCACCCGGCGTACAACGAGAACACCGGGACGGTGCTGCTTGAAGCCCTGGTGGCCGGGTTGCCGGTGCTGGTCAGCGCGGTCTGCGGCTATGCCCACTACATCGCCGAGGCCGACGCCGGGCGGGTGCTGGACGAGCCGTTCGACCAGGCGCAACTGACCCGCTACCTGGCCGACATGCTCGGCGACGCCTCGGCGCGGGCGGCCTGGAGCCGCAACGGCGTGGCGTTCGCCGGGACGGCCGATCTGTACAGCATGCCGCAGCACGCGGCCGATGTGATTCTGGCGGAGCACGCTTAA
- the waaC gene encoding lipopolysaccharide heptosyltransferase I, protein MRVLLIKTSSLGDVIHALPALTDAARAIPGIKFDWVVEEGFAEIPSWHPAVGKVIPVAIRRWRKNLWQTVKSGEWKRFKQSVRAAKYDLVIDAQGLLKSAWLTRYVKAPVAGLDKGSAREPIAARFYDRKLAVARGQHAVERVRQLFAIALGYDLPQGLGDYGLNVERLVELPRKSAYVVFLHGTTWDTKHWPEAYWRELTERVGYLGVGVKLPWGNPVEKARAERIAAGFRHAEVLPKLNLAGVGKVLAGAQACVAVDTGLGHLAAALDVPTLSLFGPTNPGLTGAYGKVQIHLGSDFPCAPCLQKKCTYQPTAEDARQFDLKRESPLCFTRVNPERVASRLSTLLMAEELR, encoded by the coding sequence TTGCGGGTACTGCTGATCAAGACTTCATCGCTGGGCGACGTGATCCATGCGTTGCCGGCGCTGACCGACGCGGCCCGGGCGATCCCCGGCATCAAGTTCGACTGGGTCGTGGAGGAAGGCTTCGCCGAAATCCCGAGCTGGCATCCGGCCGTGGGCAAAGTGATTCCGGTGGCGATCCGCCGCTGGCGCAAGAACCTCTGGCAAACCGTCAAGAGCGGGGAGTGGAAACGCTTCAAGCAAAGCGTGCGGGCGGCCAAGTACGATCTGGTGATCGACGCCCAGGGCCTGCTCAAGAGCGCCTGGCTGACCCGTTACGTGAAGGCCCCGGTGGCGGGCCTGGACAAGGGCTCGGCGCGGGAGCCGATCGCGGCGCGGTTCTACGACCGCAAGCTGGCGGTGGCCCGTGGTCAGCACGCGGTCGAGCGGGTACGCCAGTTGTTCGCCATCGCCCTGGGCTATGACCTGCCCCAGGGCCTGGGCGACTACGGCCTCAACGTCGAGCGCCTGGTCGAGCTGCCGCGCAAGAGCGCCTACGTGGTGTTCCTGCACGGCACCACCTGGGACACCAAGCACTGGCCGGAAGCCTACTGGCGCGAGCTGACCGAGCGGGTCGGCTACCTCGGCGTCGGGGTGAAGCTGCCGTGGGGCAACCCGGTGGAGAAGGCCCGGGCCGAGCGCATCGCCGCCGGCTTCAGGCACGCCGAGGTGCTGCCCAAGCTCAACCTGGCCGGTGTCGGCAAGGTGCTGGCCGGCGCCCAGGCCTGCGTGGCGGTGGACACCGGCCTCGGCCACCTGGCCGCCGCGCTGGATGTGCCGACCCTGTCGCTGTTCGGCCCGACCAACCCCGGCCTGACCGGCGCCTACGGCAAGGTGCAGATCCACCTGGGCAGCGATTTCCCCTGCGCGCCGTGCCTGCAAAAGAAATGCACCTACCAACCGACGGCCGAAGACGCCCGTCAATTCGACCTGAAACGCGAGTCGCCCCTGTGCTTCACGCGTGTGAACCCCGAGCGTGTCGCCAGCCGACTGAGCACGTTGTTGATGGCTGAGGAGCTGCGCTGA
- the waaF gene encoding lipopolysaccharide heptosyltransferase II — protein sequence MNILIVGPSWVGDMVMAQTLFQCLKQRHPQCEIDVLAPEWSRPILERMPEVRQALSFPLGHGVLELATRRRIGKSLAGRYDQAILLPNSLKSALVPFFAGIPKRTGWRGEFRYGLLNDVRTLDKERYPLMIERFMALAHDANAELPKPYPRPSLQIDPVTREAALAKFGLTLDRPVLVLCPGAEFGEAKRWPSEHYAKVAEARIREGWQVWLFGSKNDHAVGEDIRARLIPGLREESVNLSGGTSLAEAIDLMSCADAVVSNDSGLMHVAAALNRPLVAVYGSTSPGFTPPLADQVEIVRLGLDCSPCFDRTCRFGHYNCLRQLMPDAVNDALLRLQGNVVEVH from the coding sequence ATGAATATTCTGATCGTTGGGCCCAGTTGGGTCGGTGACATGGTGATGGCCCAGACACTCTTCCAGTGTCTGAAGCAGCGTCACCCTCAGTGCGAGATCGACGTGCTGGCCCCCGAGTGGAGCCGGCCGATCCTCGAGCGCATGCCAGAGGTGCGCCAGGCCTTGAGCTTCCCGCTCGGCCATGGCGTGCTGGAGCTGGCGACCCGTCGGCGGATCGGCAAGTCCCTGGCCGGCCGGTACGACCAGGCGATCCTGCTGCCGAATTCGCTGAAGTCGGCGCTGGTGCCGTTCTTCGCCGGCATCCCGAAACGCACCGGCTGGCGCGGCGAGTTCCGCTACGGCCTGCTCAACGACGTGCGCACCTTGGACAAGGAACGCTATCCGCTGATGATCGAGCGCTTCATGGCGCTGGCCCATGACGCGAACGCCGAACTGCCCAAGCCCTATCCGCGCCCGAGCCTGCAGATCGACCCGGTGACCCGCGAAGCGGCGCTGGCCAAGTTCGGCCTGACCCTCGACCGTCCGGTGCTGGTGCTGTGCCCCGGCGCCGAGTTCGGCGAAGCCAAGCGCTGGCCGTCCGAGCACTACGCCAAGGTCGCCGAGGCTCGGATCCGCGAGGGCTGGCAGGTCTGGCTGTTCGGCTCCAAGAACGATCACGCGGTCGGCGAAGACATCCGCGCACGGCTGATTCCGGGCCTGCGCGAGGAGTCGGTCAACCTCAGCGGCGGCACGTCGCTGGCCGAGGCCATCGACCTGATGTCCTGCGCCGACGCGGTGGTGTCCAACGATTCGGGCCTGATGCACGTGGCCGCCGCCCTGAACCGTCCGTTGGTGGCGGTCTACGGCTCGACGTCGCCGGGCTTCACCCCGCCGTTGGCCGATCAGGTGGAAATCGTGCGGCTGGGCCTCGACTGCAGCCCGTGCTTCGACCGCACCTGCCGGTTCGGCCATTACAACTGCCTGCGCCAACTGATGCCGGATGCGGTGAACGACGCCTTGCTGCGTTTGCAGGGCAATGTGGTCGAGGTTCATTAA
- the glnE gene encoding bifunctional [glutamate--ammonia ligase]-adenylyl-L-tyrosine phosphorylase/[glutamate--ammonia-ligase] adenylyltransferase, translated as MTLPALAELPAILLPLVSRSGQSFRAAVGLLDDDHGLSTWTPERWSQFARVTAASDFVIEQSLRDPLMLLSLVRGGELDRPFAPGELCGQIADAVSAAQTDDELGRVLRRQRARHQVRIIWRDLTRQADLAQTCRDLSDMADACIDQAYRWLYERHCTQFGTPTGRRSGLPQPMVILGMGKLGAVELNLSSDIDLIFAYPEGGETVGVKRPLDNQEFFIRLGQRLIKALDPMTVDGFVFRVDMRLRPYGSSGALVLSFNALEQYYQDQGRDWERYAMIKARVVAGDQAAGAQLLEMLRPFVYRRYLDFSAIEALRTMKQLIQQEVRRKGMADNIKLGSGGIREVEFIAQAFQLIHGGRDLSLQQRPLLKVLATLEGQGYLPPAVVSELREGYLFLRYTEHAIQAIADRQTQMLPDGAQDQARIAFMLGFADWDAFHERLMFWRDRVAWHFAQVIADPDEEEGTQSEVVVGGEWLPLWEEAQDEEAACRQLEEAGFADATKALKALANLRGSAQLRAMQRLGRERLDAFIPRLLAQAVEHDNPDLVLERVLPLVEAVARRSAYLVLLTENPGALRRLLTLCAASPWIAEQITRFPLLLDELLNEGRLFKPPLAPELAAELRERLTRIPEDDLEQQMEALRHFKLAHRLRVAASEIAGSLPLMKVSDYLTWLAEAILEQVLALAWRQTVAKYGTPLRTDGTLCDPGFIIVGYGKVGGIELGHGSDLDLVFIHDGDPQAETDGPKPIDGAQFFTRLGQRIIHLLTAQTNSGQLYEVDMRLRPSGASGLLVSSLGAFARYQENEAWTWEHQALVRARVLVGSQDVGQAFEGVRAQVLGKARDPATLRQEVSEMRAKMRDNLGSKATAAGTGANAFEATAPFDLKQDAGGIVDIEFMVQYAALAWSQKHPPLLRWTDNIRILEELEHEGLMPVEDAALLREAYKAYRSAAHRQALQKEAGVIPGDQFADERRQVMRIWRGLGLS; from the coding sequence ATGACCCTGCCTGCGCTTGCCGAACTGCCCGCCATTCTCCTGCCGTTGGTCAGCCGATCCGGGCAGTCGTTCCGTGCCGCCGTCGGCCTCCTTGACGACGACCATGGCCTTTCGACTTGGACGCCCGAGCGCTGGTCACAATTCGCCCGCGTCACGGCGGCCAGCGACTTCGTCATTGAACAGAGCCTGCGTGACCCTTTGATGTTGCTGTCGCTGGTGCGCGGCGGCGAACTGGACCGGCCGTTCGCCCCCGGCGAGCTGTGCGGGCAGATCGCCGACGCCGTGAGCGCCGCGCAGACCGACGATGAGCTGGGGCGCGTCCTGCGCCGCCAGCGCGCCCGGCACCAGGTGCGGATCATCTGGCGCGACCTGACCCGCCAGGCCGACCTGGCGCAGACCTGCCGCGACCTCTCGGACATGGCCGACGCCTGCATCGACCAGGCCTACCGATGGCTGTACGAGCGCCACTGCACCCAGTTCGGCACGCCCACCGGCCGGCGCAGCGGCCTGCCGCAGCCGATGGTGATCCTCGGCATGGGCAAGCTCGGCGCGGTCGAGCTGAACCTGTCGTCCGACATCGACCTGATCTTCGCCTACCCCGAAGGGGGCGAAACCGTCGGCGTGAAACGGCCGCTGGACAACCAGGAATTCTTCATCCGCCTCGGTCAGCGGCTGATCAAGGCGCTCGACCCGATGACCGTCGACGGCTTCGTGTTCCGCGTCGACATGCGCCTGCGCCCGTACGGCTCGTCCGGGGCGCTGGTGCTGAGCTTCAATGCGCTGGAGCAGTACTACCAGGACCAGGGCCGCGACTGGGAACGCTACGCGATGATCAAGGCGCGGGTGGTGGCCGGCGACCAGGCGGCCGGCGCGCAGCTGCTGGAGATGCTGCGTCCGTTCGTGTACCGGCGCTACCTGGACTTTTCCGCCATCGAAGCCCTGCGCACCATGAAGCAACTGATCCAGCAGGAAGTGCGGCGCAAGGGCATGGCCGACAACATCAAGCTGGGCTCCGGCGGCATCCGCGAAGTCGAGTTCATCGCCCAGGCGTTCCAGCTGATCCACGGCGGCCGCGACCTCAGCCTGCAGCAGCGCCCTCTATTAAAGGTGCTGGCCACGCTGGAGGGGCAGGGCTACCTGCCGCCGGCGGTGGTCAGCGAGTTGCGCGAAGGCTATCTGTTCCTGCGTTACACCGAGCACGCCATCCAGGCGATCGCCGACCGCCAGACCCAGATGCTGCCGGACGGCGCCCAGGATCAGGCGCGCATCGCCTTCATGCTCGGCTTCGCCGATTGGGACGCCTTTCACGAAAGGCTCATGTTTTGGCGCGACCGGGTGGCGTGGCATTTCGCCCAGGTGATCGCCGATCCGGACGAGGAAGAGGGCACGCAGAGTGAAGTGGTGGTCGGCGGCGAATGGCTGCCGCTGTGGGAGGAGGCCCAGGATGAAGAGGCCGCCTGCCGTCAGCTGGAAGAGGCCGGGTTCGCGGACGCGACCAAGGCGCTGAAGGCGCTGGCGAACCTGCGCGGCAGCGCCCAGTTGCGGGCGATGCAGCGCCTGGGCCGTGAGCGCCTCGATGCCTTCATTCCGCGTCTGCTGGCCCAGGCGGTGGAGCACGACAACCCGGACCTGGTGCTGGAACGGGTGCTGCCGCTGGTCGAGGCGGTGGCCCGGCGTTCGGCGTACCTGGTGCTGCTGACGGAAAACCCCGGCGCCTTGCGCCGCCTGCTGACCCTGTGCGCCGCCAGCCCGTGGATCGCCGAGCAGATCACCCGGTTCCCGCTGCTGCTCGACGAGCTGCTCAACGAAGGCCGGCTGTTCAAGCCGCCGCTGGCCCCGGAACTGGCGGCCGAACTGCGCGAGCGCCTGACCCGGATCCCGGAAGACGACCTCGAACAGCAGATGGAAGCGCTGCGCCACTTCAAGCTGGCGCACCGCCTGCGTGTCGCGGCGTCCGAAATCGCCGGCAGCCTGCCGTTGATGAAGGTCAGCGATTACCTGACCTGGCTGGCCGAGGCGATTCTGGAGCAGGTGCTCGCCCTGGCCTGGCGCCAGACGGTGGCCAAGTACGGCACGCCGCTGCGCACCGACGGCACGTTGTGCGATCCCGGCTTCATCATTGTCGGTTACGGGAAAGTCGGCGGCATCGAGTTGGGGCATGGTTCGGATCTGGACCTGGTGTTCATCCATGACGGCGACCCGCAGGCGGAGACCGACGGGCCGAAGCCGATCGACGGCGCGCAGTTCTTCACCCGGCTGGGTCAGCGGATCATCCATCTGCTGACCGCGCAGACCAACTCCGGCCAGCTCTATGAGGTGGACATGCGCCTGCGGCCGTCCGGGGCGTCTGGCCTGTTGGTGAGTTCGCTGGGGGCGTTTGCCCGCTATCAGGAAAACGAAGCCTGGACCTGGGAGCATCAGGCCCTGGTGCGTGCGCGGGTGCTGGTGGGCAGCCAGGATGTCGGCCAGGCCTTCGAGGGCGTGCGCGCCCAGGTGCTGGGCAAGGCGCGGGATCCGGCGACGCTGCGCCAGGAAGTCAGCGAGATGCGCGCCAAGATGCGCGACAACCTCGGCAGCAAGGCCACCGCCGCCGGCACCGGGGCGAATGCCTTCGAGGCCACGGCGCCGTTCGACCTCAAGCAGGACGCCGGAGGTATCGTCGATATTGAATTTATGGTGCAATACGCGGCCCTGGCGTGGTCGCAGAAGCACCCGCCGCTGCTGCGCTGGACGGACAACATCCGCATCCTGGAAGAGCTGGAGCACGAAGGGCTGATGCCCGTCGAAGACGCCGCGCTGCTGCGCGAGGCCTACAAGGCCTACCGCTCCGCCGCCCACCGGCAGGCCTTGCAGAAGGAGGCCGGGGTGATACCGGGCGACCAGTTCGCGGACGAACGGCGGCAGGTGATGCGGATCTGGCGCGGGCTGGGGTTGAGCTGA
- the aceE gene encoding pyruvate dehydrogenase (acetyl-transferring), homodimeric type, which produces MQDLDPVETQEWLDALESVLDKEGEDRAHYLMTRMGELATRSGSQLPYAITTPYRNTIPVTHEARMPGDLFMERRIRSLVRWNAMAMVMRTNLKDSDLGGHISSFASSATLYDIGFNYFFQAPTDEHGGDLIYFQGHTSPGVYARAFMEGRITEDQMNNFRQEVDGNGLSSYPHPWLMPDFWQFPTVSMGLGPIQAIYQARFMKYLEHRGFIQPGKQKVWCFLGDGECDEPESLGAISLAGREKLDNLIFVINCNLQRLDGPVRGNGKIIQELEGVFRGAQWNVTKVIWGRFWDPLLAKDVDGILQRRMDEVIDGEYQNYKAKDGAFVREHFFNTPELKAMVADLSDDEIWKLNRGGHDPYKVYAAYHEAVNHKDQPTVVLAKTIKGYGTGAGEAKNTAHNTKKVDVDSLKLFRDRFDIPVKDEDLENLPFFKPEEGSAEARYLAERRAALGGFVPQRRAQSFSVPTPDLDTLKAILDGSGDREISTTMAFVRILAQLVKDKEIGPRIVPIIPDEARTFGMEGMFRQLGIYSSVGQLYEPVDKDQVMFYKEDQKGQILEEGINEAGAMSSFIAAGTSYSSHNQPMLPFYIFYSMFGFQRIGDLAWAAGDSRTRGFLIGGTAGRTTLNGEGLQHEDGHSHMLAATIPNCRTYDPTYGYELAVIIQDGMKKMTEEQQDVFYYITVMNESYQQPAMPAGAEEGIKKGMYLLEEDTREAAHHVQLMGSGTILREVREAAKILREEFNIGADVWSVTSFNELRRDGLAVERSNRLHPGQKPKKSYVEECLNGRKGPVIASTDYMKLFAEQIRQWVPSKEFKVLGTDGYGRSDSRKKLRHFFEVDRHFVVLAALEALADRGDIEPKVVAEAIVKFGIDPEKRNPLDC; this is translated from the coding sequence ATGCAAGACCTCGATCCCGTCGAAACCCAGGAATGGCTGGACGCCCTGGAATCGGTTCTCGACAAAGAAGGCGAAGACCGTGCTCACTATCTGATGACCCGTATGGGCGAACTGGCGACCCGCAGCGGCTCGCAGCTCCCTTACGCCATCACCACGCCTTACCGCAACACGATCCCCGTCACCCACGAAGCACGCATGCCAGGCGACCTGTTCATGGAACGCCGCATTCGCTCGCTGGTGCGCTGGAACGCGATGGCCATGGTAATGCGCACGAACCTGAAAGATTCTGACCTGGGTGGTCACATCTCCAGCTTCGCCTCCAGTGCGACCCTGTACGACATCGGCTTCAACTACTTCTTCCAGGCCCCGACCGACGAACACGGCGGCGACCTGATCTACTTCCAGGGCCACACCTCTCCGGGCGTCTACGCCCGTGCGTTCATGGAAGGCCGCATCACCGAAGACCAGATGAACAACTTCCGTCAGGAAGTCGACGGCAACGGCCTGTCGTCCTACCCGCACCCATGGCTGATGCCTGACTTCTGGCAGTTCCCGACCGTGTCCATGGGTCTGGGCCCGATCCAGGCGATCTACCAGGCGCGCTTCATGAAGTACCTGGAGCACCGCGGCTTCATCCAGCCGGGCAAGCAGAAGGTCTGGTGCTTCCTGGGCGACGGCGAGTGCGACGAGCCGGAATCCCTGGGCGCGATCTCCCTGGCCGGCCGCGAGAAGCTGGACAACCTGATCTTCGTCATCAACTGCAACCTGCAGCGCCTCGACGGCCCCGTCCGCGGCAACGGCAAGATCATCCAGGAACTCGAAGGCGTGTTCCGCGGCGCCCAGTGGAACGTGACCAAAGTCATCTGGGGCCGTTTCTGGGATCCGCTGCTGGCCAAGGACGTCGACGGCATCCTGCAACGCCGCATGGACGAAGTCATCGACGGCGAATACCAGAACTACAAGGCCAAGGACGGTGCGTTCGTCCGCGAGCACTTCTTCAACACGCCTGAACTCAAGGCCATGGTCGCCGACCTGTCCGACGACGAGATCTGGAAACTCAACCGTGGCGGCCACGACCCGTACAAGGTCTACGCGGCGTACCACGAAGCGGTCAACCACAAAGACCAGCCGACCGTTGTCCTGGCCAAGACCATCAAGGGTTATGGCACCGGCGCCGGCGAAGCGAAGAACACCGCGCACAACACCAAGAAGGTCGACGTCGACAGCCTGAAGCTGTTCCGTGACCGCTTCGACATCCCGGTCAAGGACGAAGACCTGGAAAACCTGCCGTTCTTCAAACCGGAAGAAGGCAGCGCCGAAGCCCGTTACCTGGCCGAGCGCCGCGCCGCGCTGGGCGGTTTCGTGCCGCAGCGCCGCGCGCAGAGCTTCAGCGTGCCGACCCCGGACCTGGACACCCTCAAGGCCATCCTCGATGGTTCGGGCGACCGTGAGATTTCCACCACCATGGCCTTCGTGCGGATCCTCGCGCAACTGGTCAAGGACAAGGAAATCGGCCCGCGCATCGTGCCGATCATCCCGGACGAAGCCCGTACCTTCGGCATGGAAGGCATGTTCCGTCAGCTGGGCATCTACTCGTCCGTCGGTCAGCTCTACGAGCCGGTCGATAAGGACCAGGTGATGTTCTACAAGGAAGACCAGAAAGGTCAGATCCTTGAAGAAGGCATCAACGAAGCGGGCGCCATGAGCTCCTTCATCGCGGCCGGTACTTCGTACTCCAGCCACAACCAGCCGATGCTGCCGTTCTACATCTTCTACTCGATGTTCGGCTTCCAGCGTATCGGCGACCTGGCCTGGGCCGCCGGCGACAGCCGCACCCGCGGGTTCCTGATCGGCGGCACCGCCGGCCGTACCACCCTCAACGGTGAGGGCCTGCAGCACGAAGACGGTCACAGCCACATGCTGGCCGCCACCATCCCGAACTGCCGCACCTACGATCCGACCTACGGCTACGAGCTGGCGGTGATCATTCAGGACGGCATGAAGAAGATGACCGAAGAGCAACAGGACGTCTTCTACTACATCACCGTGATGAACGAGTCCTACCAGCAGCCAGCCATGCCGGCCGGTGCCGAAGAAGGCATCAAGAAAGGCATGTACCTGCTCGAGGAAGACACCCGCGAAGCGGCGCACCACGTCCAACTGATGGGCTCCGGCACCATCCTGCGCGAAGTGCGCGAAGCGGCGAAGATCCTGCGTGAAGAGTTCAACATCGGCGCCGACGTGTGGAGCGTCACCAGCTTCAACGAACTGCGTCGCGACGGCCTGGCCGTAGAGCGCAGCAACCGTCTGCACCCGGGCCAGAAGCCGAAGAAGAGCTACGTCGAAGAGTGCCTGAACGGCCGCAAAGGCCCGGTCATCGCCTCCACCGACTACATGAAGCTGTTCGCCGAGCAGATCCGTCAGTGGGTACCGTCCAAGGAGTTCAAAGTCCTGGGCACCGACGGCTACGGCCGCAGCGACAGCCGCAAGAAACTGCGTCATTTCTTCGAAGTCGACCGTCATTTCGTGGTGTTGGCAGCCCTGGAAGCCCTGGCTGACCGCGGCGATATCGAACCTAAGGTGGTGGCCGAGGCCATCGTCAAGTTCGGCATCGACCCGGAAAAACGCAACCCACTGGACTGCTGA